The Solanum lycopersicum chromosome 9, SLM_r2.1 genome window below encodes:
- the LOC138338609 gene encoding uncharacterized protein, translating to MDKGKNVQTELTEEELRKKIERVTREIQKVKEEGLKVDMTTTIYKAAVTTLDEDLASQIKRKKEVEMETESLRKRLNLLRLEIHEGKAREAKIDIETAVLSFRSAVLDEELATHNNLKGGKYLARDQGADDSSPSCEVIEEDDEEEIVYKPPFPTV from the coding sequence ATGGACAAAGGCAAGAACGTCCAGACGGAGCTCACTGAGGAGGAATTGCGAAAAAAGATCGAGCGAGTCACTCGAGAGATTCAGAAGGTTAAGGAGGAAGGGCTCAAAGTAGACATGACCACGACGATCTACAAAGCTGCGGTCACGACCTTGGATGAAGATCTGGCGTCACagataaagagaaagaaggaggtTGAGATGGAAACCGAAAGCCTAAGGAAAAGGTTGAACTTGCTTCGTTTGGAGATACACGAAGGAAAGGCGAGAGAGGCGAAGATAGATATCGAGACTGCCGTGTTGTCATTTAGAAGTGCGGTACTCGACGAGGAATTGGCGACCCATAACAACTTAAAGGGCGGAAAATACCTCGCCCGTGATCAGGGAGCAGATGACAGTAGCCCCAGCTGTGAAGTAATTGAGGAGGACGATGAAGAagaaatcgtctacaagcctccatttccgACTGTCTGA